CTCCTAAGAGATTATTCCTTCAGCTTTAAATTTTCAATGATCCTTATGAGTCGCTAAATTAACATTTTCAGAGTTTTGGCTGAAGTTATAAATACAGCTCTGGAATCCTCAAAATGATCTTTTATAAGACTAAATGATAAGAAAGATGAAGGCATGGCTAAGTAGTAGAACATCTCATATCATAAAAAGGCAAGTATAAGCTGGGTATGAGATGCAGCAAcgtgcataaacacacacagagagatagacagacatatataaggATTCACATTGGAGAGTTTGCCCATGTAAAAATAGTTGTATACTTATTATCTAATCtctttaagatattttatttgtTCCCTTCCATACACACAAAActatccagaaaaaaatatgctGTCATCACTTTACAAATGTAAGGATCTCAAAAGAGAAATCAAGTAATTTGCACCCAGTTAGTGAGTGACAGAATGGAAATTCAATTCTCCATCTGGGCTCAGGGAAAATTCATAGGCTACAACTCATTGCTACACTTTGCTTATTAAAATGACCTTGCAACCTATCAATAAAAGACTTTGgaacaaagaaaagcaatttcTTAAACATGTACAATGGGAAGCAGACTACAGCAGTGAAGATAGGATGCTTGTTGAAGATTCTAGTAATTGTCTAATCCAAAACTTGCattacaaaatgaagaaagagatgtATATTTCTAGGCATCTAATTCTTTCCTTTCCAGTTTCTTCAGGCTGAGAAAAGCCCAGGGGTAGACTGTTGGCTCCCAGAGTTGACCCCATCTTAGTTTTACCTTTGGAGCTGAGCTTCTGTTCTTCAAATCATTTAGTTCAGTTGTTTGAGGTAAGGCTTGAACACTGGCAATTTGAAAGACTGTCTAGATGTAAAACCCAGCTTGAAAACTAATGCTATCAACCATATACAACTGGAAAGAATGTTGTGAGTAACCTTCCCCTAATCACAAGATAGAGCTTCACAAGATCAAGCATGAAATAACgggcataaaatatattttagattctGAAATAGAAGAGTAATTTACTGATGTATTTAAGAAGACTCCGTGTGAACTACAGAAAGGCAATATCTCATTTCTTATGCCTTTTGACTATAGTACTCTGCTTTTCTCAATTGAGATTTCAACTGCATGGGGCAGAACTTAGGAATCAGGATAATTGTAAATTCCAGATCAAGTGACCTGGAACAACTTTTTGAGTCACGTTGACAAGTGTTTGATTTGGGAGAAGAAGTTCTCTTGGCCtcaaatgcttttttgtttttgttttttaatttctgaagtaAATCAAATGCACAAACATATATTCCCTCTGAGTTTAGAAATAAACTGAAGACAGGTAAACCTACCTACCCAGAGGTTGGGTTCTGTGGATCAGGGTTTGAAATtaatccaggaaggaaagtccttcagactcttatcttcaattaaccactggaaagctGGAgtagtatggcttaagtgatagctTGCTAACCTTAAGCTAAAATGCTCAAAAAGAGTGGCCAGGCCCCTAGACTCCAGAACTAGCTcaaacaaaaacatacaaatgaaattttataaatatatttagtcTGGCCTTCCCAAATTATGCTATATTATTGTTAGCTGAGGACTGACTTACGTATTTCCACTGCCGCCTTCAACTTTTTTCCATCAATAAATGATTTTAGATTATTTTGATAAGAATTCAAGTAGTACAGAAAtatccagtttttaaaaaataatacctgATATAGTATTAGTTTCCTACTGACATTTAATTAAGTTCTAAGGAATAAGTGAGTTTCAAAAAACCTTTTAAAGcattgagaaaagaaagaattaactGAGGAAGGTTAATTTTTGTTATATTCCAAGCTCCACTAAAGAACCAAAATGCTATCTTTTACATACATCTATGCCATTGATTTATGCTTTAAGTATCTGTATAGATAATTGAGAAGGATTTTTTTGCAATATTTACATTCATAAATATTTTGAGATGAGCATGGAAATTTCTATTTCAAATTCATGTGTAACCAAGTTAGTGTCTAATTGGTTTCTATTAGTAGTGTCAGAAGGACTCTTATAAAGAAAATAGGTTAAAGAGGTTAACCCATTTCCTCAAAACTAGAGTTTGTTGAATTTATAAATAAGGATAGCATCATTCATATTTCTGGTTTATTTAGGCTGtggtaaaattgtttttaaaaaaggcttATGAATATTCACAAATTTAATATGAATTACTGAGAGAAACAACACTTTGAAACATCTGCATTTACAATATGTTACAAATCTCTGACGTGAGACATGGAGGTAGGGGGAATCTCATCTTAATTGATGCTTGTAATCAATTGCCAAACAATAGAATGAAACTATACGAGTGAGGGAGGAAATAAATTGTAGTTTTCCTTTGCATGGTTGGTAATAAATATCTATCTGTTGTggcactttttctttattttctctttagtagtaattttcttttgtattagaAACAGTTGCTAATATATGAGTGGAATGTTAACAAATTCCTagtctgtttagtttttttttaatgttatttttttaatgtcttccaTTGAAGTAAGATCTGGAGAACTCAGAATTCCTCCATCTGCATCTGGGAAGTAAAGAGACCTGTAGAAGCTAAATAAAATATCACTTTCTATTAGTCCCAGTAAGCTGAACTGTCACTTCATCTCAAATATTTCATATCTACTAatgacattcatttattcattcaaaaataCTGCTGAAATCCTGGTTCATATTAGACACTGTGCTCATCCTTCAGTTTCTTCTCTGCTGTACTTAAGAGCCTGGTTACAGTTTTGAAGCAGTTCTCCTGAACAAGGTTAGCATTCAAGTAATTTCTAAGATACCTTTAAGCACCAAGTCATAATATGAAAATGTAAAACTTATTTACAGGGTATTGATTCATGCAAGAGACATTTTCTAGGTGGCCACATTAAGGGTCTTGGAAtctagtttgaaaagaaaaaagaaaaaaaagctcagtatcatagttttctgtttatatttagtTTCCAATTTGAGGCAAGAATATAAAGGATCTGTAAGTAATTCTTCGGTACTCTGTCCCTTAACACCTCAAATACACTAAGCCTTCAGAATGAGAAACTTTTCTGCACATTCTCAAACTATCTAGGGTTTCATAGTGAATACAAAATTTTTAAGCTTATACTATTGTACCACTAAGGTAATAATTTTGTCTTTCCCTTTCATATTGTCAAATGCATGGTTGTAATAACATATGCAGCtgtcatgttttttctttttcagagtgtAATACTGTTGAACATCAAATTATTCTTACTACAGTGAGCGTTCTGATCAGTGAATATTTGttcttagaatttatttttattactgagGCCAATAATACTATTTATGGATTAAATAAAGCCTTAAGAGTTAATATTTAATAACATTCAGGGCATTGGTGATaatagtatttttatattttaaaagaaaatgtaaatagctTGTTCTCTTTTTATAGCCACAGTATATCTCCAGGCAAACTTATTCATTTTTGAAACCAGCAGCAAGCTCATTTTGTCAAATCAATGCATCTCTCCCATGAGATAGCTTTACAGAAATTGCAGCCTGTGGGATTTATTGAAGGAGTGGCTGAAAACCCAATGCCTTCTTGATGTGTACATTTCACTTAAGTATACTgaaatcacatttcttttttctgaactcaactcttaaaatatttaaaccaGAAGGAAGGCCAACAGTTTGATGTCATGTTTGCAATGTGTCTTCAAAAGTAGGTTTTCCATGGAGCAAACCTTCCTACAGACCCTAAATAATGCCGCAAGGACATCCATATTTACAGGAATCGAGGCACCTCTCTGTCAGAGAATGGAATTGCAATGAAAATGAACATGAGATTAAGAGAAACAGGACTCTCAGATTTGAATCTTAACTATTGTCACTAGCTATGTGGttcacagatgtgtgtgtgtgcacatgcgcgtgtgGGCATATTcaagtgtgaatgtgtgtatatcttaaatggaggatggggagggaaccAGAGGAAGGGAACCAGAggaggggaaggtgagagaaaaacaaaggtggaggtaacaagtttgataagaaatgtattcactgtgttacacatgtaactgtaacccctttgataaattaatttttaataaaagaaaagaaataaaaaagatcccTGGATCTAGTTAATGGAAAGAGACTGAGATATAAGCAGGTATTCTATTCCTTGATCCTTAAAAATTCAAAAGATCAATAGACACCAAACCTAATGGTTGAATCATTCATAATTGGAAAACTTATTCTGGAATTTGGCAATATGCAGATGCACTAGTTAAGCACTTATTGCCTTCActtaatactttttttcttttgacagtccttgggcttgaactcagggcctgagcactgtccctggcttctttttgctcaaggttagcactctaccacttgagccacagcaccatttctggctttttctacatacgtggtgctgaggaattgaacccagggcttcatgtatgtaaggcaagcactttaacactaggccatattcccagcccaccttcacTTGAGTCTTATAATTAGTATATAATTACAGTCACAGTCAAAGTCAAAGAAAGAGTCTAAATTCATAGTTAACAACAGAGACAACTGCCTTCAGCTTTCTTAAGTTATTTGAAATCATTAGCACCCACATTAGCAAAGGGATGACAGTGCATGCTCTTCAGCTTTCAAAGAAATCAGTATTTTCTAAAGTTGGCAATGCATCGTCTTTAGTTATCTACTTTATATAGATAAAGATTATAAATGTacacattaatttattttaacaatGAAATAAATTCGAGAAAAAATGTATGTGAAAGTATATGTCTGGACATACTATTTTCTGATGAATAACAGAACTAGTAGATAGAAGAGATAAACTCTAGGATCAAATGAACAAAGTTTACTTTTCAGAAGCATTTTAAGTAGACAAACAATTGAAAAATATTTCGACCTTTTTAAAATTAGATCAACAGTGTCTCATAATCTCCATTGAGAATATTATGTACATAAACCCTGAGTCAGGATggaattaggaaaataaaaagtttggTTGACTTTCTGCTTAATTAATCTCCTTTTCCATCTTTATCTTTATGGACTTGAGGGCCTGACACATGAACCTGTCCAAGAATGGCTGGAGAAATGAACCTGGTATCAAGTGGTCCTTTATTCAATGTGGGTCTCTTCCTTTGTTCAAATATTCCCAGTGCTGATGAACTGTATTCTTATGTAAGCTAGACATACTTCTTTCTTGCTGAATTTCAATTTATCTTTCTAATTTCTGCCTGGAACAAAAGACCATTGGTTTCAGTTCTGCTCATGTAAGCATGCAACGAGTCTCTTCGAATACCCAAATGTATGTCATGAGAACATTCTAATTCGTTTGATGaatttttccagtggagaaaAGCATTAGAGATTAATTTGTGGGGGAGGAGAGAATATTATCTTGAAGAATTTTAAGCATTCTGTCTCCTCACCTATACATCTCTCCTCATATCGAGCTCTCCTAAATTTGTGGTGAAGAAATGCTGAAGGCAGTTGAAAGATCAGGCATAAATTGTCCAACTATTAGTATAATAATGAATTTATGCTGCTTTTATAAAGCTCTGAAGACCATAGTAATACATGCTATGTATAAAGAATTTTACAATTGAACATAAACAACATGTCCAATTAGTACCTGTAGGCTAGAACTGTCACTTCATTGGAACAAAACCTTACCCATGTCTCTACAGTAATATTCATTTATGTATCCAACATATATGTGGTTAAAATCCTACTCTCTAATGTGTTTTTTATATAGCCTCACTTTATTAGATTAACATATTTAACATATGATCATTATATTTAAGTTCTAAATAATCTTTCAAATGTTTCTGTTTGTTGACAtactaaaataaaactattttaaatattcaaagtTTGAAAAGCAgtttcaaattataattaattaaaaattagacAAATGGCATAATTTATTATGCTTGACATTTATAGAtattcttttatcctttgttatttgaaaaaatatttattgtgttcTTACTGCATATTATTGGGATTTGAATGAGGATTCTCTTGGATTCTCACAGTATTACTAGAATTGTTTTCCAAGTactggaaatcaaaacaaattgatatttaaaaattctataGTGCTTTAACTTACCATAATGAGAAACTTATTGAAGTCTAATCACTTCCTCAATAGAACAGTTCTGTTTCATATCTTTTCTATTCATGACATGGGCAATTCTGCCATCAGAAACATGATGATAAATAGgttaaaaaacccacaaacagacCCAACATTTCATACCTTATTCAATTCTGAAGTCAAAGGAGTTAGAATTTAACCATAGCACATTCATATTTTGTAATCATTATGTAAAGTTGTAACTAGAGATTGTAATATTTATGAAAATCTTTTATATCTTGAGACTTCATTTCCCAGAGAGCTGTGTAGCAAGAATTGACTCATAAATTGATATTACAGGTAACTACACAAATGTGAAGAACCTTTGCAAATGGTTCTGACAAATAAATTACTTTCAGTGCATGTAATTAGGTATATACAGGATAAATTAAAACCAAGTGGAATGATTGCTAATAATGAGAACTTGAAAATTATCACCAAATTTCCATGTTACCCATGAGGTGATAAAAATAAATGGTGACATAAAAGCAaaatgttgtttctctttttttaccctcaaCTCCTGATTATTTCACCAAAATATTTTACTGCATGTGCAAGTGATAGAAAGCTTTAATTCCAAAACCATTTCTCTAGATTACCAACAGATTTATATTCCTGGTGTCTTTTTACATGATCACAAGCCAAACATGCATGTGATTCCCAAAATCGTGGAAGGTTTACAGTGAAATCCTTCCTCCAGTTAAAGTAACTAAGGTATAACTTATTGTTCTTGTCAACTTCCTTCAGATATTTTGCTAGCTCACTGGGGGAGTTATAATCTtccacatgaatgaatgaatctgcTGGAATATAATTCTCATAGTTTTCCCTAGACGGTCCCAGAACAACAGGTACTGAACCAGCCAAAAAAGCATTGTAGAGCTTTTCTGTGATATAATCTTTGTGAATGGAGTTTTCAAAGGAAAGGTAAAATTTACAAGTAGATATGGTTGGAATCAAATTTTTATCATTCACATATTCTCCGAATGCTTGCCCATAGGTGTGGATTTCGATACTCTTGCTTAGCTCGTTGTAATACTTTACCCTGGCGTGTTCGGGGTTCCAGTTACTAACAACCCAGCACACTAACTTCTCTTTGCTGGGCACTTCAAATACGAAGGGGTTTGTGCTCACCGTCAAGAAGCCGTAAGGCACTTGGATATCAGAATCGCGGCGGTAGGTCAGAGTCAGATTGAACAAGTGCTCGATGCCACTCTTTTGGGGAGTATGAGTTGGAGATTCCAAATTCATCCAAATCCATTTCTGGAAAGGTGGCCTCGCCTGCTGAGGTAAATTCGTGAGATCCCAACTGATGTCTCGGTGATGGATCAGGACTGCGTGGGATTTGTTGTACAATGATCGGTCAGTGGTGAGATGACATCCTTGGATGTTGAACATTGCTTGGCAGGATGTAAGGTCAAAGGTCTGCCCAAATGGCCACACCCATACCAGAATAGTAGTTTCGTTGAAATAATCAGGTTTGGTGGAAAAGAAGCTTTTCATTTTCAGGACTGAGCTGGCAGATTCCATTGGACTAAAGATCCAGCTGTTGGTGGGCTTGATATAAATTAACAGGCATGCCATGAAGCAGCCCAGGATAACGCAGACAATTAAAAATGGGCGGAGAATTCCTTTGGATGTTGATGTCATAATTTTTTCTGTGaaacaagagagagggagagagagagagagagagagagagagagagagagagagagagagagagagtgagggagaagTTGAGGTTAAAGAGataattataaatacaatgtatgaGAAACAAGTGGCACATTCTAAAATACTCATCACAAAATTAACTGCATTTCCTTTTCAGTGTTATcaaatacttgagaaaaaaaattagggtTTTTGTTTATGCCAAGAAACTGCCTCTAAACAGAAGCTTCCTGGGAGAATTAATCAGAATTCTTCCTAAATTTGTTGGAATATCTTAAAGCCAAATTAAACTTCCCTCAACTTCATATGTacctgtttgatttttgtttacttgtagTAATTTGACATGATACAAAGTACCAGATATTTGATGTACTTAATATACCTAGTGCACATAGCATCTACCATGATATAATAATCAAATACCCTATTTGCATTTAAAGTTTTGCATATATGTGTTATTGGGACATGACAAAAGTTTTTCTTGGCTGTGAGCCGATATTAGTATtgcaaagataaaaaataaattctcaaataaATTTCAAAACTTATATTCATAGAGAATAGTTTTGTTCTTGGAATTTACCCATTGTTACTTCAGAGATCAGTTAAGGTGTTAACTTTTTTGGAGTTTCCTCAaagtttttcttcctctctatGAAGATCAACATAGACATATAATATAATGACAGAATTGTTTTGTAATTAATTTGTTACTTCTTTTCTGAAATCTGTATGTTTCTTTTTACCAAAATAATATGGCCTATCAATTTCATGGAAGCATTTTTAAATCTTGATCAAAACTAGTACAGGACATTAGGTGTCTAATTTTCAGAAAAAGATATGAGTTACTCTCTAATTACCTAAATTTATGTGAACATTTAGAAAGCTTTATTATGAgctagtttttaaaaaacatattttctgaGTAGTAATGCTTTATTTTCAAAGTCCAAAATTTATGAACATTTCAAAAAAGATCTGAAAACATATGAGAATGCAATTCCACAGTAGACCTATGAAAGTCTGATTACAACAGATTCTATGTTATAAATTTAAGcaatttctcaattttttttttacaaaataaggACACTGAAAGAATCTCTATTTTCATTGGAGCATCCTTGCCTTTAATAAGCAAGGTTTGACTGAGCAGTGTAGTGTTTTATTCCTGTAACATTATTGTTTAGTGGTTTACAGAAATGCTCTGTGAAAGTTGCCTTAAATTGCATTTGACTTGAAATGCAATGGCAAAACCTTTATTAAGAGtagtatgttttaaaataatgacttCACTAAAGTTATATACATGAAAAATCTTGAAGAACATTAAGTAAAAACTaagcttaattatttttaaatttcatcccTTAAAAGCCTAAATAAATCATGTCAGTTCAATATAATCAAGTTATAAATGTAATAgacaatatttaataaatactctCCATCAGGCTTTATGTCAAACATTTTGTGCATGTTGTTTCTTTTAATCATCATTAAGTTGTTatgaaaaatgatttttctatCACTACTGCATAGATGAGGAAATTGCGGTGTATCTCTATTTCCACAATTGAGTAATGTTCTCTCATGCCTTCTACAATCTTGGATCAAAGACAAATACCAATAATCTATTCATATGTGCACTTTGAATTTTGTTGTCTTGATTTCCTTGGTCTCTACCATGCACTCCACAATTAAGGACTTTTTTATGAATTAAATTTAGACCAATTTCTCTTAACAAATACCATGCATggcatatattcatgtatatatatgtaaaaagtgTATATGTTATACACGGTGCTTATTATTGTGAAATGCTGATGTGAATTctgcacatatacatgcataaacATATTTATGAACTCacaatattcttatttttcaataAGGAATCTGAACACAAAGTTTAGGCAGCCAGTAAATGGT
The nucleotide sequence above comes from Perognathus longimembris pacificus isolate PPM17 chromosome 9, ASM2315922v1, whole genome shotgun sequence. Encoded proteins:
- the Fut9 gene encoding 4-galactosyl-N-acetylglucosaminide 3-alpha-L-fucosyltransferase 9 isoform X1 produces the protein MLEKIMTSTSKGILRPFLIVCVILGCFMACLLIYIKPTNSWIFSPMESASSVLKMKSFFSTKPDYFNETTILVWVWPFGQTFDLTSCQAMFNIQGCHLTTDRSLYNKSHAVLIHHRDISWDLTNLPQQARPPFQKWIWMNLESPTHTPQKSGIEHLFNLTLTYRRDSDIQVPYGFLTVSTNPFVFEVPSKEKLVCWVVSNWNPEHARVKYYNELSKSIEIHTYGQAFGEYVNDKNLIPTISTCKFYLSFENSIHKDYITEKLYNAFLAGSVPVVLGPSRENYENYIPADSFIHVEDYNSPSELAKYLKEVDKNNKLYLSYFNWRKDFTVNLPRFWESHACLACDHVKRHQEYKSVGNLEKWFWN
- the Fut9 gene encoding 4-galactosyl-N-acetylglucosaminide 3-alpha-L-fucosyltransferase 9 isoform X2 gives rise to the protein MTSTSKGILRPFLIVCVILGCFMACLLIYIKPTNSWIFSPMESASSVLKMKSFFSTKPDYFNETTILVWVWPFGQTFDLTSCQAMFNIQGCHLTTDRSLYNKSHAVLIHHRDISWDLTNLPQQARPPFQKWIWMNLESPTHTPQKSGIEHLFNLTLTYRRDSDIQVPYGFLTVSTNPFVFEVPSKEKLVCWVVSNWNPEHARVKYYNELSKSIEIHTYGQAFGEYVNDKNLIPTISTCKFYLSFENSIHKDYITEKLYNAFLAGSVPVVLGPSRENYENYIPADSFIHVEDYNSPSELAKYLKEVDKNNKLYLSYFNWRKDFTVNLPRFWESHACLACDHVKRHQEYKSVGNLEKWFWN